One window of the Daphnia pulex isolate KAP4 chromosome 8, ASM2113471v1 genome contains the following:
- the LOC124200542 gene encoding uncharacterized protein LOC124200542, with product MPWEMVESDFTADRASTNAGNAPILTRTKACAFPAVTRPKKRCSPFKSILFQQKKGIAGFVSLRARYIVALIFWYWHGGGPGNLREVQIIILRLRTQRLSKKDLLLRVLVIFLGPEPPGFDDSDSDSDNTDNVVSPGNSIVVQPYSATLSSIVPDDSASENGSTGIYITSHSREDDNSIKLRVIGAGSCFDESDNDAAKGMEETERKSPNNEEKKQK from the exons ATGCCGTGGGAAATG GTTGAATCCGACTTTACTGCAGACCGAGCTTCCACTAACGCAGGCAACGCTCCAATATTGACGAGAACCAAAGCGTGTGCATTTCCTGCCGTGACACGACCGAAAAAACGATGTTCCCCATTTAAATCCATCCtatttcaacaaaagaaag GGATCGCAGGGTTCGTCTCTCTCCGCGCCCGATACATCGTCGCTCTTATCTTCTGGTATTGGCATGGAGGAGGGCCAGGAAACCTTAGAGAAGttcaaatcattattttaCGGTTAAGGACACAACGATTGTCAAAGAAGGACCTTTTGTTAAGGGTACTTGTTATATTTTTAGGTCCTGAGCCTCCAGGTTTTGATGATTCCGATTCGGATTCTGACAATACCGACAACGTTGTCAGTCCCGGAAATTCGATTGTGGTTCAGCCATATTCGGCTACTCTTTCTTCCATTGTTCCAGATGATTCAGCCTCCGAAAACGGATCAACTGGCATATACATAACAAGCCATTCTCGTGAAGACGACAACAGCATCAAACTACGAGTGATTGGTGCTGGATCTTGTTTCGACGAATCCGACAACGATGCTGCCAAGGGAATGGAAGAAACTGAAAGAAAGTCTCCAAACAATgaggagaagaaacaaaaatag